The Chitinophagales bacterium genomic sequence GGGGAAAGCAATGCACCTTGTAATTGATTGAAATGCAAACTATTGCAAGGTTTTGTTTCCAAATGTTTCCTGATTGGCAAAAATAAAAAAGCGGGCCGGGCAGGTGATTCGTTTTCTGATGGCGATATGTCAAAGAGCTGTGCATGAATAATAATTATCATTCATTTTACAGTAGCAAATATACGTTAATTATATCATTTAAGCAATTTTATTCTAGTACGCATCACTCGTTTAAGTTTGCCACTTAAATGATATATAAAGAGCAGGTTTGTAACCTGCAACGGTCATTCCTCGGCCTCATCACACTATTGCCAGGCAGAGCCATGCTTTTATTGCTGAAACGATAACGTAGATATGAGTAGGTGTTCTTTTACAATATTATTACGGATCTGAATGTTATAGATAGTAATTTAGCTAACGGTCATTAACTAAAAAACTTAAATAAACCTATGAAGAACCTTCTTTCTATATCATTTATATTACTCGTATTTATTTCATTGTCCGGGTGCACGAAAAAAACAGCCAGGCAGGTGCGTACAGATACACTTAGCAGCCCGGCCTATGTTTTTTACATGCTTTCAGACTTAAATGCCGGTGACATAGATGTTTACGTCGACAATGTTTTACGCGGAAAAATTACCGCCCCCCTTGCAAAAAAGCCTGGTGACTGTTTTGATGAGCATGCTTTGGTAGTGACCCAAAAGCCAGGCAATTATTTATTAAAAGCTTATAGTTCCGGTGGAAAGCAATGGACGGCGAACTTATCATTTAATGAGGGTCAATGTAATTATTTCGAATTCAAGTCAGACAATACAGATGACCAGGCAAAGTGTTATGAAAGCCTTGAAGGCACGTGGCGCAGGGCCAATGATGCCCGTGTGCCGAATAGTGCTGGTATGATCGTTGAATTTGCCAACGGCAAGGGCATAATTACAAGTGTGCCTGATGGCGTAGACTTTTATAAAAAAGGGATGGTAAAATGGGTACTTTTTAATAGCAAGAATTGCAGAATTTATGACCTGACCACAGCAGGAAGCCATTACAATCATTTTGTACACTTTCCTGATGCTAACACGTTCGTTATCAACAATGAGATAATGTATGTAAGGGAAAATTAACGGTTGCTCTACACTCATTTATGTTTGCAACTAAAATGATACATAAAGAGCAGGTTTGTAACCGGCAATGACCATTCCTCAGCGTCATCATTGTATTGCCAGGTATAGCCTTGCTTTTATTGCTGATTTAAGTTGCTGGCTTAAATCAGTGGGGAAAATGGCCGAAATAAAAGAAATGAACGAAAGGTGAGTTATGAGATAAAAAAAGCGGCCCGAAAGCCGCTCTAAAAGAAGAAACAAAGTTGTATGATATATTAAGAAAGAGAATCGGTCTCCACCTCTTTCCCCATCTCTTTGGCAATTTTCTTCACCAGCCCCTGCAGCACCGTTCCCGGTCCGCACTCGGTAAAATGCGTAGCACCATTATTGATCATATGCTCCACGCTTTGTGTCCAGCGCACAGGCGAAGTAAGCTGGTTGATGAGGTTGCGCTGTATCATAGCCGGGTCAATATACGGGTTGGCATCTACGTTCTGGTACACCGGCCCGCTCGGGTTGCCGAAGTTGGTCGCCTCTATGGCCGCCTGCAGCTCTTCTTTGGCAGGCTCCATCAGTGGCGAGTGGAACGCACCACCTACCTGCAGCACCAGCGCGCGCTTGGCACCGGCAGCCTTCATAGCCTCGCAGGCCTGGTTGATGCCCTCAATACTGCCGCTTATTACCAGCTGGCCGGGGCAGTTATAGTTGGCAGGCACCACCACCTCGTTGGTGATACCGGCGCACACCTCTTCTACTTTGGCATCGTCAAGTCCCAGCACTGCCGCCATTGTACTCGGGTTCATTTCGCAGGCACGCTGCATGGCCATAGCACGTTTGTACACCAGTTTCAGGCCATCCTCAAAGCTCAGCACCTTGTTGGCTACCAACGCGCTGAATTCGCCCAGCGAGTGGCCCGCCACCATATCAGGATGCAGCCCATCCTGCACCAGGAAGCTGATCACCGAATGCAGGAAAACCGCAGGTTGTGTCACACGGGTCTGTTTCAGGTCCTCTGCCGTACCGCTGAACATGATATCCGTAATGCGGAAACCCAGTATCTCGTTGGCCTGTTCAAAATATTCTTTGGCTAAAGTGTTGCTGTCGTACAGGTCTTTACCCATACCTGTAAACTGCGCCCCCTGTCCGGGGAAAACGTAAGCATGCTTCATCTGTCATCAATTTGTAGCGGCTAAAGTAATGCAAAAGGGGCAAAAGGTTGAAAAAGGCGGTCGGTTAAATTGTCAGTCAGGTTAGTTACCTATACTATCATTTTACCTTATCTGCCTATTAACCTATTGATCTTTTAACGCTTTAACTTTGCAAAATGAACTGGACAGAACTGACAAACGAAGCGCAACTGGACGCTATTGCAGAGGAAAGTAAAACGCAGCCTGTAGTGATATTCAAGCACAGCATACGCTGCAGTATCAGCGCTATGGCCAAGACCCGCCTGGAGCGCTCAGAACAACCTGAAGGCATCAAATTCTACTACCTGGATCTGATCAACTACAGGCCGGTGAGCAATAAAGTGGCCGAGGTGTTCAGCGTACACCACGAGAGCCCGCAGGTACTGCTGATAAAGGGCGGCGAATGTGTATATGAAGAAAGCCACAATGGCATCAGCATGGAAGAGATTGCTGAGCAGGCAGCATAATTACACCGTTTTGTTCCTCCACCTGCCGGTGCGCAGGTACAGGATACAGGCCGTGACCAATGCGCCCCAGTAAACGAATTCTGAGGCCCAGGCCCAATACAGTGGCAGCCGCATACGCTCTATGACGAAGTAGCAGTACACTACATAGGTGCCCACGCATATCACCTCTATCAGCAGGTTGATACGTGTATTACCGGTACCCATCACGCCGTTGAAGAGTACAGTAGCTACCGCCATGATAATGGACGATATGGCTACTACCCTCAGACTAGGGATGGCAAACTGTACCAGGTCAGGGTCGTTGCGGTACATACCCAGGAAGCTATCGGGGAAGATGACCAGTATAGCGCCGAGTGCTACGGCATATATCACCGCCAGTTTTATAGTGCGCAGTATCACGGGTATCACCAGCCTTTGTTTGCTTTGGCCTATTACGTTGCTCACAATGGTATTGCAGGATGAGGCCAGCGCCCACAGCCCGATACCCGCTACGCCAAACACGCTGCGCAGTATCTGGCTCACTGCCAGCTCGCGCGTGCCCAGGTGCTCTACATAGATAAAGAATATCTGCCAGCCGCCTATGCTGAACAGGAACTGTACGATAAGTGGCGAAGCTATTACCAGCGAACGTCGGGCCAATGCAGTATCAAACCTGCCTGTGGAAAGTACCGGGAACTTATGCTGCATCTTTTTATAATAAAAGATGCCATACATAACAGCGCAGAACACCACCTCGGCAATTGCAGACGCGAGTGCGGCACCTGCAAGGCCCATCTCAGGCAGCCCTAGCTTGCCGAATATCAGGCCGTAGTCCAGGACGATATTCACGGCGGTACTGGCTATGGCCCCATGCACCAGGTAGCGCGACTGGTTGGTAGCTATATAAAATGAGTTGGCCAATTGAGTAAGTAACAGGAAGGGCAGCCCCCATGTACGCATGTTCAGGAACTGTAAGGTAAGGTGGGCATTGCTATCGTCGTGGAGGTTGGTATTGAATATTATTGGCGATAATATAAATGAAACAACCATCAATCCTATACCGAACATGAGGCAGAGCATCATACCATTGGTAAAGGTGCGGGCAAGGCCTGTATAATTGCGTTCGCCCGCCCGGCGAGACATCTGTACCTGTATACCATTGGCCAGCCCATACCCGATCATAGATAATATGAGGTAGAAGATGCCCGCCATACCATTGACGCCCAGTTCGCGCTCGCCCAGTTGCCCAAGGAAGATGGTATCCGTCAGGAAGCTGATCTGCGGAATAAGCAGGGAGACCGATATCGGCGCCGCCAGTTTAAGTATATCTTTATTAGTAATGGATAGTTGCACTATGGATATTGATATATGTTAAGCTGACTTGTTAAGTGTGTTATGTGTAATAGCTTTGCAAAAATAGCGTACGCGGCACAACTTACAGCTTTATGATTGTGCAAGTGTCGCAAAAAAATTCTATAATTGTGCCAGAGGTATGGCAGAGATAACTAATAATCCGTCTAACGAGCAAATATATAAGCTGCACAATAACGATAACATCATTTCGCAGATAGCGAGGGTGGTTATTGTGTTGATGCCGCGCGCGGTATCTGTCGCCGGCTTCAGCGACAGGGGCGACCTGCTGATGATCAAGAACAACGAATACAAAAAAACGCTGCCGCAGTGGATCATCGATTTTTTTGAGCACCAGTTCCTGAACGACCAGATGCTGTCTGCGCCACACAAGGTGACCTCTGTTTTTGTGGCAACAGACAAGAACCTGCTGGTGCCTGAAACTTTATACAAACCTCATGATGCAGAAGCATGGCTGAAAAAACTGCACTATGTAGAGAGCAATGAGATAGTGACGACACATCACCTGAGGGAAGACAAAGCGTACTACCTGTATGCATGGCCATCGGCTATTAAAAGCCTCATCAACAGGTATTTCACTAAATCCAAGATATTGCCGTTCTCCACCTACCAGTTCTACAAGCCATTCAAGGCGGAATGCAGCCTGCAAATGGCACTGACCAGCGATAGGGCTTTTGCCACATTGTACAAGAACAGGGAACTGACCTGGCACCAGGTATTCAATTATAAATCATCAGAAGATATTGCCTACCAGGTAATGCACGCTGCCAATGAGTTTGGTATTGAGCAGGGGCAAATGGCCATACAATGTACCGTTGCCAATAAAGAACTTGCCCCTCATATTACTGATATGCTGCAGTTCTTCCCCGGGTTGAAAGACGGAACGGGCACTGTTGTGACCAACGAGCGTGGCTGGGTGAGCAATATCTACCTGATCCAACAACTATACGCATGCGGATTATAAGCGGTGCATTCAGGGGCAGAAAATTCACTCCCCCGGCGAAGACACCTGCCAGGCCAACAACAGACGTAGCTAAAGAAGGCCTTTTCAATACATTGCAGAATATGATGGACCTGGAGGATATCTCCACCTGCGACCTGTTTGGCGGTACGGGTAGTATCAGCTATGAGCTGGCATCGCGCGGGGCAGGCAACCTGACACTTATCGAGGCCGATACCGGGAATATCAACTTTATACGTAAGACAGTAGCCCTGTTGGGTGTTGCCGACAAGTTCAATATCATAAAAGGGGATGTTTTCCGATTTATGAAGCAATGTACCGAGCAGTACGATTTCATATTTGCCGGCCCTCCTTATGCACTGGAAAATATTGACGATCTGCCCATGCTGGTGTTTCAACAAAAGATGTTGGCAGAGGATGGTATATTTGTATTGGAGCACACGCCCCGCAATGATTACCAGCAGCACCCGAACTTCCTGAAGATGAAAAATTACGGAACGACGGTGTTCAGCTACTTTACCAACCAAAATGAACAGTAAGATGGAAAGGATATGTTTATTCCCCGGCACTTTCGACCCTATGACACTGGGGCATGTGGATGTTATCAAACGTTCCGTTTCCCTGTTCGATAAACTTATCATAGCGATCGGTGTGAATTCGCAAAAGACACCTATGTTCACTGTTGAACAACGCACGGCCTGGATAGAAGAGATTTTCAAAGACTATCCACAGATATCTGTAACGAACTATACAGGTTTGACCATCGACTTTTGCAAGCAGGTGGGGGCACAGTATATGATGCGTGGCATACGCTACATAGCTGACTTCGAATATGAGAAAGCCATTGCTGATATGAACCGTACACTGGCGCCTGAAGTAGAGACCATTTTCCTTACCTGCGCGCCGGAGTATTCTACCGTTTCTTCCACCATAGTACGCGATGTGATACGCAACGGTGGAGATGTAAGTAAATTCATTCCTGCCGAGATAAAATGGTGATTCAGCTCCCAATGCGCAACTGTTTTACACACTTGCCACCAAGTGAGCTACCGCCTTTAGCAGGTATTCGTCAGAGTTGTTGATTTCGCGCACCATGTTGAGCAGGCCGGGCAGTGCAATATCAGTATCGGCTACCAGCTTGTCGAGCCTAATGATGCTTTCACTGACACTCACATGCGACTCTCGAATTATCGCTTCAAGATTATTGATATCATCAGATGTAGTCAGTTCTATATTATTTAAAACAAGCTCTACTTCATTGTAATATCGCCGCTGACGTTCCATTATTTCTTTAGAAAAAGCATATAGGTGGTCATTGGCAGACTGCTCCAACTCAGCCAGGTTATGCCTGATATCTTTTGTGTCTTTTACAGATAAAGTAGTATCGCGGATGGCTCTTATCAGCTTATCTGTTATTGCGACTTCCTTTTCATTCAGATCATTCTGCATTAATTTCAGATAGAACTTCGTTATGTCTGCTTCATATTTTTTCAGATCGAAGTAAGAAGCTACTGTGTGGCTATTCTTTCCATTGCTGATACCGTAAAATGCCTTATTAACAGCTATACCATTTCTTGCAAAAGTGATCGCCTCTTTTTTCAATGCTTCTATAGCTGCATGACTTTCTTTCGGGTTTACCCTGGCAACCAATGTAGCCATACTCTCCCTTTTGTTGCCAATAAGCCTGTCAATTGCTTTTGTAAACAAGCTAATGAATGGCAGCATGACCACAATGGCAGTAGTATTGAACAATGTATGAAAGGACACCAGGGCAATAAGCGGATCATGAATACCCAAAATATCTACAAGCAGGTGCCTGAATACATTAATAAGGGATAATGCAACGATAGCGGTAATGATATTAATATATACCTGCGACCAGCCAACTTTCTTTTTGATAGCATTGCCGTTTATCGTTCCTAACACCGCCGTAATAGTGGTACCAAGATCGGCACCGATGGCCAGGAACATGCCTTGCTGCAAAGTAATGATGCCCGCCGCAAGAGAAGACAGGAAGATCATCATGGCAGCAGAGCTGGATTGAATAGCAGCAGTAAGCACCACGCCGGCTACAACAAACCAGCCGAACATCAAATGATCCATAAAGCCGAAATCAAAATGCTGAGCAAAAGCAGTAAAACCTGACTTCATAAAATCCAGCCCGAGGAACATAAGACTGAACCCCATAAGAAATTTGCTGAACTGGGCGAGTTTTTCCGTTTTTAGGAAGCTAATGCCCAGGCCGCCAACGGCAATGAAAGGAAGTATCAACTCTTTGATATCGACCTTGAAACCAAGAAGCGATATCAACCACCCGGTTATAGTAGTACCGATATTGGCACCAAACACCATACCGATACCATTTTTCAAACCGATGATACCAGCCCCGGTAAACGACATGACCAGCAAAGAAACCATAGAACTACTCTGTAGCACGGCTGTAACTAATGCGCCCGACAATACGGCCTTAACCGCATTACCGGTATGCTTGCTGAGGAACTTTTTAAATGCCCGCCCTGACAAAGCCTTTAGCGCCTCTTCCAACATATACATGCCAAACAGGAATAAACCCAATCCCGCCAGTAAAGGCCATACTTCTATTTCGGAGTAATTCATCTTACAGCTATAAAGCTATAAAATCCATTTCGATCTTGACATGACGAATGTTACCATCTCATAACCTGCGTAACCGGCATTATTCTGTTTTCCTGTAAAAATCTCCACCGCCACTAATGCGCATATGATTGTTCGAATAAAACTTCACAGTTCGGTAAGAATACAGGTTCAACGACTTACTGGACAGGAAATTCAACATACAATCGTCACTGTAGTAATCTTTCCAAAGCACATCTCCTGCTTTATATTTGTTAGTATTATTATCCTGGACGTATGTGATCGTACCTACACCATTTTCACATTTTACGATCATTCCATTTGTTCCCTTACCAGTATAAGTTTCGTTTTGCAGAATCCAGGTACCATACATCGTTGTCAGGCATATAATACCTGTTGTATCAATATTATGCTCGGTCAATTCGTAATTAGTACATTGCCCTTCCAGAAATTCAATATCTTTTGTCCATTCAATACCTGTCTCACTAACAGCTCTTAGTTTGTGTGTACCAGGTGCCTGCTCAACAGTAAGACTTAGCCCGGCATCGCAGGTAATAGGTGCGTCAGGGTAATATTTTGTTATCTGTCCCATTTTTGTGCTGTCTATGTATACATCTATCTTACCTGCTCCGAGGTTAGAGCGCGTATAAAAAACAACTGCACCTGATGGTGTATCATCTGTAACAACACTGGTGGGTGTTTTAGAGCATTGCATCAGAAGAATGCAACTAAAAAGAAGCGTCGTAAACAACAAGATTTTTTTCATAGGGCAGTTATTGAATCATAAGAATTGAGCTCGCAACATATATACAACACAATAATAACAAATATATTGTAATGCTATTGTCATATCAGGATGACGAAGCATAACCATTAAACTGCCATTGCTTTGATAGCTTCTACCAGAACATCCAACTCATCTTTTGTTGTAAAAATATTGGGTGTGATACGACAACCGTGCACACCTGCATTGTTTATTGCTACTGTATATATCTTATAGTCATCAAACAAGCGCTTAGCCATATCAGCGGGCGAAATAGCTTTTATACCTACGTTGGCAATAGCACATGCGCGCTTAGGGTCTGCAGGCGTGTGCAATATTACATTGGGTATGTCACGCACCTGCTCTGTCCAGTAGCGTTGCAGATAACGGAGGCGAGCTTCTTTTTTCTGCGGGCCCAGGTTGTTATAAAAATCAATGGCATCTTCAATAGTAAGATCGGTAGCTACGGGATGCGTGCCTGTATGATTCAATCGCAGAATATTGTCGTCCTGGCTTTTGTCTTCTGCTAACAGCGGCCATATCTTTTTTATGTGCTCTTTCTTTACATAAAGCATGCCCGCCCCCAACGGCACACTCAGCCACTTATGCAGGCTGCAACCATAAAAGTCGGCATGCAGGTCAGGCACTTTAAAATCAAGGTGAGCAAAAGTATGGGCTCCATCTACCATCACCAGTACTCCGTGCTTATGTGCCATATCGCAGATCTTTTGCACCGGTAGTATATGTCCTGTAATATTGATCATGTGGCAAATCATCAGCAGCCTGGTCTTTTTCGTAATGGCCTTTTCGTACAAACTAACGATCTCGTCATCGTTTTCGGGATGTTGGGGTACAGACAATACTTTATTCACTACTCCATAACGCTCACTTACCTGTCGAAACATGTTTAACATTGCACCATAATCCTGTTCGGCCATAATAGCCTCATCACCACGTTTCCAATCAAGGCCTGCGATGATCATATCCAGGCTTTCCGTAGTATTCCGGGTAATGATAAGTTCTTCAGAACTACAACCTGCCAACTGCGCCAGTTTAGATGTCACACGTTTCTTGTTACCTGCCTGCATTGTACGCATGTAGAATGCGCCCAGCTTATTCACATCGCGGATATGTTGCAGGTATCGTTCCTGTATAGGCAGGGGCATAATGTTATAGTAGCCACTCTCCAGGTTGATGTATTCTTTTTTCAGGTTATACTCCCCTCGCACAGCAGTCCAGAATTCGTCGTCTTTTGCTAACTCATCAACAGGCAAATTTGCTGCCTGATCTAACATGCGCCCGAGCGCTGAAAAACTAAGAAAGCTATTCAGCCCGATGAGGGACGAGGCTTTTAAAAAATCACGCTTGTTCATCATTGCCGCTTTAAACAATTAAAGTTAATGAACAGATATGGTAAGAAGTAACAAAAAGAAAGCCCCTTTCGGGGCTTTCCTGTTTTCATGTATGAAATGATCAGCGTCTCGGGAAGGTGATCGGCTGTACTCTTCTCATAGGTTTTGATGGTTCAGTAGTTTCTTCTTCTTCAGCCATTTTAGCGGCAGGTGCTGCCTGCATCATGGCTTGTGGTTGTTTTGTAGTATATGCACTTGCAAACAGTCCGGCCTGCTCACCTTTCCAGTCATAGAAATTCTGTAGTGAGATAGCCAGTTGAAGGCTAAAGTCCATAGAATGTGCTTCCGGAGTAAACGGAGTGCCGCAAGGCAGGTTCCTGAACCACTCCATCCAGCAATCAGATCCCGGAGGGCATGCATTTTTCAGTGAATCGTTGAACAGCGGGCTCATTACCGCATACTGCGGATATTCGGCAGTAGAGTGACAACTGAAGCATGAACTCATCGGGTTATCAACAGGGCCATTCAGCCTGCTGTTCCATCCCAGGTGCGTAGGTGGCAATTCATTAGCATCAGGATTAATAATTGTCTCCTTCAGGTCAGGATTGATGATTGTTTTGGTAGGCTTAGGGTTAGATGCGTTAGTGTTGTTCTCCGGATCATCGCCCCACATAATACCCACCGGTATCAGGTTATCCCATGGATCAGGTTTATTAAGCTCTCCATTGTACATAAAGTTACCTAATACCCATCCTGTTGGCGAACGGTCGTCACGGACCATAACATCCATCTGGATAAGCACAACCGGGTGAACTGCCCTGTAAGCGGCAGGGTTGGGTTTATACATATCATTAAAGTTGCGCACCACATACCCATCCCACCATATACCATTTACAAGGTAAGGTACCTGGCTTACGGCCTGCTCTTTGGTAAGTGTTACAAACAACAATTTGAACAGTACAGCACCCTGTTTGAAAGCAACATCTTTTTTATGATCAGGAGCATAGTGGTTCTTCCAAACCTGCCCGATGGTATAACCGCCAATGTCATTATAAAAACCAACTGCAACAGCACCAGACGAGTCTGTAGACTGGTTGGGGCCTAACTGGTAAGGCTGTACCGGTGCCTCTTGTGTCAGCCCGTGTATCCCTTCTCGACCGTTATTGCCATAATGCTGCCATGGCATATGATACCATGCGCGTTTGTTGTTATATTCAACCCTGAAATCAACATCTGTATTACCTTCAAAACAATACTGTTGCACCTGTTCCAGGTATTTCCTCCAGTCTGTTTTAAAATCTGTCTGGAAGAAATCCGGCAAAGGGTCTTTGGGCATCTTGTCCGGGTAATCCTGGCTGAGTTTGAATATGGGGCCATGGTATACATCAGGAGATAGCATATACCCGAAATCAGGGAATGGGGCCTGGTCTTCAGTAAATTCAGATGAGTTTTTTTCCAGTTTGTTGTTATTCGGATTATTATCGCTCGCTGTTCTGTTACAGCTGATGATAATACCCAATGCACACACAACCGTAATCGTAATTAGCTTTTTCATGTTCTATTGTTTGTTTAAAGTTATAAGACAATAATCCGACAGGGTTTAAACAGAATATGTAAAGGTAGAATGTTGACATTTCAGAAAAAACGGGAAAAACACCCTTTTTTTTGTTGGTCAAAGACCCTACTTTACTCTTTCATCAAAAACTTACATCACGTAAAATGGAAAACAAGACCAA encodes the following:
- the fabD gene encoding ACP S-malonyltransferase — translated: MKHAYVFPGQGAQFTGMGKDLYDSNTLAKEYFEQANEILGFRITDIMFSGTAEDLKQTRVTQPAVFLHSVISFLVQDGLHPDMVAGHSLGEFSALVANKVLSFEDGLKLVYKRAMAMQRACEMNPSTMAAVLGLDDAKVEEVCAGITNEVVVPANYNCPGQLVISGSIEGINQACEAMKAAGAKRALVLQVGGAFHSPLMEPAKEELQAAIEATNFGNPSGPVYQNVDANPYIDPAMIQRNLINQLTSPVRWTQSVEHMINNGATHFTECGPGTVLQGLVKKIAKEMGKEVETDSLS
- the ytxJ gene encoding bacillithiol system redox-active protein YtxJ, with translation MNWTELTNEAQLDAIAEESKTQPVVIFKHSIRCSISAMAKTRLERSEQPEGIKFYYLDLINYRPVSNKVAEVFSVHHESPQVLLIKGGECVYEESHNGISMEEIAEQAA
- a CDS encoding MATE family efflux transporter; protein product: MQLSITNKDILKLAAPISVSLLIPQISFLTDTIFLGQLGERELGVNGMAGIFYLILSMIGYGLANGIQVQMSRRAGERNYTGLARTFTNGMMLCLMFGIGLMVVSFILSPIIFNTNLHDDSNAHLTLQFLNMRTWGLPFLLLTQLANSFYIATNQSRYLVHGAIASTAVNIVLDYGLIFGKLGLPEMGLAGAALASAIAEVVFCAVMYGIFYYKKMQHKFPVLSTGRFDTALARRSLVIASPLIVQFLFSIGGWQIFFIYVEHLGTRELAVSQILRSVFGVAGIGLWALASSCNTIVSNVIGQSKQRLVIPVILRTIKLAVIYAVALGAILVIFPDSFLGMYRNDPDLVQFAIPSLRVVAISSIIMAVATVLFNGVMGTGNTRINLLIEVICVGTYVVYCYFVIERMRLPLYWAWASEFVYWGALVTACILYLRTGRWRNKTV
- a CDS encoding DUF3822 family protein encodes the protein MAEITNNPSNEQIYKLHNNDNIISQIARVVIVLMPRAVSVAGFSDRGDLLMIKNNEYKKTLPQWIIDFFEHQFLNDQMLSAPHKVTSVFVATDKNLLVPETLYKPHDAEAWLKKLHYVESNEIVTTHHLREDKAYYLYAWPSAIKSLINRYFTKSKILPFSTYQFYKPFKAECSLQMALTSDRAFATLYKNRELTWHQVFNYKSSEDIAYQVMHAANEFGIEQGQMAIQCTVANKELAPHITDMLQFFPGLKDGTGTVVTNERGWVSNIYLIQQLYACGL
- a CDS encoding RsmD family RNA methyltransferase, coding for MRIISGAFRGRKFTPPAKTPARPTTDVAKEGLFNTLQNMMDLEDISTCDLFGGTGSISYELASRGAGNLTLIEADTGNINFIRKTVALLGVADKFNIIKGDVFRFMKQCTEQYDFIFAGPPYALENIDDLPMLVFQQKMLAEDGIFVLEHTPRNDYQQHPNFLKMKNYGTTVFSYFTNQNEQ
- the coaD gene encoding pantetheine-phosphate adenylyltransferase, with amino-acid sequence MERICLFPGTFDPMTLGHVDVIKRSVSLFDKLIIAIGVNSQKTPMFTVEQRTAWIEEIFKDYPQISVTNYTGLTIDFCKQVGAQYMMRGIRYIADFEYEKAIADMNRTLAPEVETIFLTCAPEYSTVSSTIVRDVIRNGGDVSKFIPAEIKW
- a CDS encoding Na/Pi cotransporter family protein, with translation MNYSEIEVWPLLAGLGLFLFGMYMLEEALKALSGRAFKKFLSKHTGNAVKAVLSGALVTAVLQSSSMVSLLVMSFTGAGIIGLKNGIGMVFGANIGTTITGWLISLLGFKVDIKELILPFIAVGGLGISFLKTEKLAQFSKFLMGFSLMFLGLDFMKSGFTAFAQHFDFGFMDHLMFGWFVVAGVVLTAAIQSSSAAMMIFLSSLAAGIITLQQGMFLAIGADLGTTITAVLGTINGNAIKKKVGWSQVYINIITAIVALSLINVFRHLLVDILGIHDPLIALVSFHTLFNTTAIVVMLPFISLFTKAIDRLIGNKRESMATLVARVNPKESHAAIEALKKEAITFARNGIAVNKAFYGISNGKNSHTVASYFDLKKYEADITKFYLKLMQNDLNEKEVAITDKLIRAIRDTTLSVKDTKDIRHNLAELEQSANDHLYAFSKEIMERQRRYYNEVELVLNNIELTTSDDINNLEAIIRESHVSVSESIIRLDKLVADTDIALPGLLNMVREINNSDEYLLKAVAHLVASV
- a CDS encoding aminotransferase class V-fold PLP-dependent enzyme, whose protein sequence is MNKRDFLKASSLIGLNSFLSFSALGRMLDQAANLPVDELAKDDEFWTAVRGEYNLKKEYINLESGYYNIMPLPIQERYLQHIRDVNKLGAFYMRTMQAGNKKRVTSKLAQLAGCSSEELIITRNTTESLDMIIAGLDWKRGDEAIMAEQDYGAMLNMFRQVSERYGVVNKVLSVPQHPENDDEIVSLYEKAITKKTRLLMICHMINITGHILPVQKICDMAHKHGVLVMVDGAHTFAHLDFKVPDLHADFYGCSLHKWLSVPLGAGMLYVKKEHIKKIWPLLAEDKSQDDNILRLNHTGTHPVATDLTIEDAIDFYNNLGPQKKEARLRYLQRYWTEQVRDIPNVILHTPADPKRACAIANVGIKAISPADMAKRLFDDYKIYTVAINNAGVHGCRITPNIFTTKDELDVLVEAIKAMAV